From the Propionispora hippei DSM 15287 genome, the window CCGATCCGGTGCTGGCCATGCACCCGGTAGACCGGGAAATCGGCCGGACTATTTTGCGCAAACATAGGCTGGAGGGCGCGGCGCCGCTCATTGGCATTTCAGTCCGGGAGTGGAAGGACTGGGAGCATTACAAGACGGTGCTGGCGAAGGCCGCCGATGCGATTGTCGAGCAATTCGGGGCCCGGGTGGTGTTTATTCCCATGCAATGCCCGGAGGACTTTGCCGCAGCAAAAAAAATCGTGGAACGCACTACCAGGGAAGTTCATGTTCTGACCGAAGAATATACCACATATGAATTACTGTCACTGGTTGGCAATCTGGATATGCTGATCGGTATCCGGCTGCATGCTCTGATCTTTGCCGCCGTTATGCATGTGCCCCTGGCAGGCATCTCCTATGATCCGAAAATCGACCGTTTTTTGGAATGTCTGGGCGAACAGCCGGTAGGCACATTAAAATCCATTACAGTGGAAACACTAATAGCTACGGTGAAGGAACTGCTGGCGGAAAGACAGCGTCCTAACCGGCCTTGGGAAGAGCGAATGAATGATCTCCACGAAAAAGCCTTCCGGAGTGCGGAACTGGCAGTGGAGTTAATCGGTAAATGACAGAGGTAGGAAAATGAACAGAACGCTCTTAAACTATCTGGGGATTGCCGTGGGGGCGGCTATTACCGCCTTGGGGCTGAATATGTTTTTGATTCCCAACAAGATCGCGGCGGGAGGGGTCAGCGGGTTAGCCACTGTGCTGCATCATCTGCTGGGCGTGCCGGTCGGATTGACCATGATTGCCTTCGATGTGCCTTTACTGCTCATCAGCCTAAAGGTGCTGGGGCCGCGCTTTGGTGTGAACACCTTGCTGGGCGCTGTGATCCTGGCCTTGTCCATCGACGTTAGTGCGCCCTATATCCCGGCCTTGACCCATGACTTGCTGCTCAGCGCCTTATATGGCGGTGTTATCAGCGGTTTGGGGCTGGGGATTGTTTTTCGCTCGCAGGGGACAACGGCCGGGACCGATCAGATTGCGGCTATTATTAATAAACTTTTTTCTATTCCGATTGGTCAGGCCCTGATGATGGTAGATTTTTTCGTCATCGCTACCGCCGGCATTGTGTTTAAAAGTGCCGAACTGTCACTGTACGCTTTGATTTCCCTGTTTGTAACAAGCAAAATTATTGATCTGATTCAGGAAGGCCCTAGTTCCGCGAAGGTGTTCCTGATTGTGACGACCATACCGGAAACGATAGCCGACGCCATTTTGGCCGACTTGTCCCGCGGCGTCACATTGTTTTCGGCCCGTGGCGGCTATACCAAACAGGCCGGCGAAATGGTCATGTGCGTGGTCAGCACCCGGGAGGTTACACAGCTAAAGGAACTGGTGTCTCAACTCGATGAAAAAGCCTTTGTGATTGTAGCCGACGCCCATGAGGTGCTTGGCGAGGGATTTAGCAAATAAAACGCCACTCTGCTGCATATGCATATAGAGGGCGTTTTTTTATGCCTGTGCCTCAACGTACAGGATGCTGCGGGAGGGGAAGACGTGAGACCATGGGGTACGGTGGTATATGTCGGCCGCCGTATGATCCGGCGGATGGCGGTAGCTGCAATCAGCCTGGCGGCTGTCGTTAAATTTGGTTCGCTGACCGGGATGGCCCTTTCCATGCTGGTCTCGCTGGTTGCCTATGCGGCGGCCTTTGGCCTGGAATTTGCCGCGGGCTTTGTCCTATTGTTGTTTGTCCATGAATGGGGTCATTTACTGGCATCAAGAATAGTGGGACTCAGGGTATCCAATCCCTTGTTTATTCCCTTTATTGGCGCGGTCATCAGTTTGAAACAACGGCCGCAGACGGCTAAGATGGAAGCTAATATTGCAATTGGCGGGCCGGCGGCGGGAACGCTGAGCGCGCTCGTTTGTCTGGCCATTTACTTCTGGACTGACAGTACGCTTATGCTGGTGATGGCCTATACGGCTTGCCTGCTCAATTTGTTTAACCTGATTCCCTGTGATCCGTTGGATGGCGGGCGGATTGCTGCCGCCATTTCCCCCTTCATGTGGTGGCTTGGCAGCATCACTGTGGGCAGCTTGTTTCTTTATACCCAGAATTTTTTCCTGCTGCTCATCTTTATCGTATCCTTAGTCCGGCTTTGGAAAAGCGAAACGGCCGGTTATTATTATGACATGCCGGCAGGTCAACGCTTTCTGGTGCTGCTTTGGTATTTGGGGCTTTTGACGGTGTTGGGCGTGATGACGCTGTATATTGCCGGTCTGCTGAAATAAGCTGAACCTGGTCAGGGGGCTTTTTTGTAGATTTAAGCAAGAGCTGTGGGTGCGAGGCGCATCCTGGAAAATTAACGTGCCGGGAAACGTCCCGGCACCGGCAACAGGGCATAAGTCTTGGAATTTTGTGTTTTTCCCAGGCGGCTCGGATGGCTTGGCAGAAGCACCTCGCGGGAGCCGTCCCTGAATGTGGACAAGCTGCAGGATATTACCAGGAAATATCTGCAAATGCTACAGGAAAAGAAGGTTTTTTACCAAAAGCGTCAAATCATTAGAACAGTGTGGGCAAATTCGACGCTTTTTTTGCGAAGCGTTTTTCAGGAGGAAGGGGGAGTGGCTATTGATACAAATGAACGGCGTTTCCAAAGTGTACAGCAACGGTTCTGTCGCCCTCTCAGATATTAATGTACAGATTGATAAAGGCGAGTTCGTGTTTGTCGTCGGGCCCAGCGGGGCAGGCAAATCCACCTTTATCAAACTGGTTTTCCGGGAAGAGCTTCCCACCCAGGGCGAGCTGGTTGTCAACGGACGGAATGTCGGCGACCTGGAGCCGCCGGAAGTACCCTACTTACGGCGCAGCCTCGGCATTGTGTTCCAGGATTATCGCCTGCTGCCGAATCGGACTGCCTATGAGAATGTGGCCTTTGCCATGCAGGTGGTGGAGAGTTCTCACCGGGAAATTCAAAAACGGGTACCCCATGTGCTGGACCTTGTCGGTTTGCGGCAAAAGGCACGTCATTATCCGACGCAAATGTCGGGCGGTGAGCAGCAGCGCATTGCTATTGCCCGGGCAATAGTGAATAATCCCGTCATTGTGATTGCCGATGAACCCACGGGAAATCTCGATCCGGAGACATCCTGGGAAATTATGAAAATCTTTGACCGGATTAATCAGAACGGTACGACCATTGTGATGGCCACCCATGATAAAACGGTGGTCGACGGCATGCGCAAGCGGGTTATCGCCATTGAAAAGAGCCGTATTGTCCGTGATGAAGCCAAGGGGGTATACGGCTATGAAGATTAGGACAATGGAGTATTTTATCCGTGAGGCTTTTGTCTCGCTGCGCCGGAACGGACTGATGAGTTTTGCCTCAGTCAGCACAGTGGCCTTGTCGTTGCTGATTCTGGGTATGTTTCTGGTCATGGTGCTCAATCTTAGCCATATGGCGTCCGCTCTGGAGTCACAGGTGGAAATATCCGTCTATCTGGAGGATGGCTTGAACGATCTGGAAATCAGGGAAACAGGGACACGCATCACGAAGATTCCGGGGGTTTCCCAGGTGCTGTTTGTCAGCAAGGATGAAGCGCTGGAACGGTTTAAACAGCGGCTGGGAGATCAGCAGGGTATGCTGAGCGCCCTGGGCGACAGCAATCCGCTGCCCAATGCGTTTGAGGTCAAGGTGGACAAGCCCGAGCAGGTGAAGCCGGCAGCCCAGGCCATTGCCAAGTTAAAGGGTGTGGAGAATGCCAAATTCGGTCAGGAAGTCGTCGAGCAGGTGTTTAATCTGGCGCGGATGATCCGGGTGCTGGGCGTCATTCTGATTGTTTTTTTGGCCCTGGCCGCCTTGTTTATTATCTCCAATACAATCAGGATCACCGTGTTTGCCCGGCGCAAGGAAATCGGCATTATGAAATATGTCGGTGCCACCGACTGGTTTATCCGCTGGCCGTTCTTAATTGAAGGAATGATTCTGGGCTTCGGCGGTGCTCTGGTAGCGGTACTGCTCCTCAGTCAAACCTACGGCGCCCTGGTATCGCAAATCTATCAGTCACTGGCGTTTTTGCCGGTCATTCCCCAATATCCGTTTATCAATCATATCAGCCTCTTCCTGCTGGTGGTGGGAGCGGTAATCGGGGCCT encodes:
- the csaB gene encoding polysaccharide pyruvyl transferase CsaB; its protein translation is MRQIVISGYYGFANAGDEAMLAAMIEALTELDPAMNIIVLSGNPADTRQRHGVESVYRLNYPEIIRVLANSDLLISGGGSLLQDVTSDRSLYYYLSIMILAKKLNTPVMLYAQGIGPVRGRLAQAAMRYIGNMADMITVRDEGSRNELQRLKVIRPPVHVTADPVLAMHPVDREIGRTILRKHRLEGAAPLIGISVREWKDWEHYKTVLAKAADAIVEQFGARVVFIPMQCPEDFAAAKKIVERTTREVHVLTEEYTTYELLSLVGNLDMLIGIRLHALIFAAVMHVPLAGISYDPKIDRFLECLGEQPVGTLKSITVETLIATVKELLAERQRPNRPWEERMNDLHEKAFRSAELAVELIGK
- a CDS encoding YitT family protein, which translates into the protein MNRTLLNYLGIAVGAAITALGLNMFLIPNKIAAGGVSGLATVLHHLLGVPVGLTMIAFDVPLLLISLKVLGPRFGVNTLLGAVILALSIDVSAPYIPALTHDLLLSALYGGVISGLGLGIVFRSQGTTAGTDQIAAIINKLFSIPIGQALMMVDFFVIATAGIVFKSAELSLYALISLFVTSKIIDLIQEGPSSAKVFLIVTTIPETIADAILADLSRGVTLFSARGGYTKQAGEMVMCVVSTREVTQLKELVSQLDEKAFVIVADAHEVLGEGFSK
- a CDS encoding site-2 protease family protein; this encodes MRPWGTVVYVGRRMIRRMAVAAISLAAVVKFGSLTGMALSMLVSLVAYAAAFGLEFAAGFVLLLFVHEWGHLLASRIVGLRVSNPLFIPFIGAVISLKQRPQTAKMEANIAIGGPAAGTLSALVCLAIYFWTDSTLMLVMAYTACLLNLFNLIPCDPLDGGRIAAAISPFMWWLGSITVGSLFLYTQNFFLLLIFIVSLVRLWKSETAGYYYDMPAGQRFLVLLWYLGLLTVLGVMTLYIAGLLK
- the ftsE gene encoding cell division ATP-binding protein FtsE, with protein sequence MIQMNGVSKVYSNGSVALSDINVQIDKGEFVFVVGPSGAGKSTFIKLVFREELPTQGELVVNGRNVGDLEPPEVPYLRRSLGIVFQDYRLLPNRTAYENVAFAMQVVESSHREIQKRVPHVLDLVGLRQKARHYPTQMSGGEQQRIAIARAIVNNPVIVIADEPTGNLDPETSWEIMKIFDRINQNGTTIVMATHDKTVVDGMRKRVIAIEKSRIVRDEAKGVYGYED
- the ftsX gene encoding permease-like cell division protein FtsX, which translates into the protein MKIRTMEYFIREAFVSLRRNGLMSFASVSTVALSLLILGMFLVMVLNLSHMASALESQVEISVYLEDGLNDLEIRETGTRITKIPGVSQVLFVSKDEALERFKQRLGDQQGMLSALGDSNPLPNAFEVKVDKPEQVKPAAQAIAKLKGVENAKFGQEVVEQVFNLARMIRVLGVILIVFLALAALFIISNTIRITVFARRKEIGIMKYVGATDWFIRWPFLIEGMILGFGGALVAVLLLSQTYGALVSQIYQSLAFLPVIPQYPFINHISLFLLVVGAVIGALGSTISLKKFMKV